One segment of Bacteroidota bacterium DNA contains the following:
- a CDS encoding HlyD family efflux transporter periplasmic adaptor subunit has product MKAIYRFKVKSKIKYWFWGITFLFAAILFLPWTQNIKATGIVTALLQNQRPQKIHSPIPGRIVKWWIKEGDIVKKGDTVLQLSEIKEDYLDPNLVNQTQKQVDAKKGSVAFYQNKMNTASTQIDALNASKKLKLQQLNNKILQLENKLSGERAELFATDNEVALAQDQYSRQEKMFEEGLVSQTQLQQRNALYQNTVSKKIVIENKLSQTQQEVKNVIIERNSIEQEYIEKISKIEGDRFQTLSNIATSDGEIAKLENIVSNYIIRNSMYYILAPQDGQIVQANKTGIGEILKEGESITMIVPDKMNYAVEMFIRPADLPLISEGQRVRFMFDGYPAIVFSGWPKGSYGTFGGRVKVIENTISSNGMFRLLIAEDSLDRKWPEQLKIGTGVQCIALLKDVAIWYEVWRNINGFPPDYYYNNKIKTEKKYDTKN; this is encoded by the coding sequence TTGAAAGCGATCTACAGATTTAAAGTTAAAAGCAAAATCAAATACTGGTTTTGGGGAATAACATTTTTATTTGCTGCCATACTTTTTCTTCCGTGGACACAAAATATAAAGGCCACTGGAATTGTTACTGCTTTATTACAAAATCAAAGGCCACAGAAGATTCATTCACCTATTCCAGGCCGAATAGTGAAATGGTGGATAAAGGAGGGAGATATCGTAAAAAAAGGCGATACTGTTTTACAACTTTCAGAAATAAAGGAAGACTATTTAGATCCCAATTTGGTAAATCAAACGCAAAAGCAAGTTGATGCCAAAAAGGGGAGTGTCGCTTTTTATCAAAACAAAATGAACACAGCAAGTACACAAATTGATGCATTAAACGCATCTAAAAAATTAAAATTGCAGCAATTAAATAATAAGATATTACAACTAGAAAATAAATTATCTGGTGAGCGTGCAGAATTATTTGCTACTGATAATGAAGTGGCACTTGCCCAAGATCAATATAGTAGGCAAGAAAAAATGTTTGAAGAAGGTTTAGTCTCACAAACTCAACTACAGCAGCGTAATGCGTTATATCAAAATACTGTTTCAAAGAAAATTGTGATTGAAAATAAATTGTCTCAAACACAGCAGGAAGTAAAAAATGTTATTATAGAACGCAATTCTATTGAACAAGAATATATCGAGAAAATTAGTAAAATTGAAGGTGATAGGTTTCAAACATTAAGTAATATAGCAACTAGTGATGGCGAAATAGCAAAGTTAGAAAACATCGTTAGTAATTATATTATAAGAAATAGCATGTATTATATTCTTGCCCCCCAGGACGGTCAGATTGTGCAAGCTAACAAAACCGGGATTGGAGAAATCTTAAAAGAAGGGGAAAGTATTACTATGATAGTTCCTGACAAGATGAATTATGCGGTTGAAATGTTTATTAGACCTGCTGATTTACCGCTAATAAGCGAAGGACAGCGAGTTCGCTTTATGTTTGATGGTTATCCAGCCATTGTATTTAGCGGTTGGCCTAAGGGAAGTTATGGTACTTTTGGTGGTAGGGTGAAAGTAATAGAAAATACTATTAGTAGCAATGGGATGTTCCGACTATTAATAGCCGAGGATTCATTAGACAGGAAATGGCCTGAGCAATTGAAAATTGGTACCGGTGTGCAATGTATTGCTTTGTTAAAAGATGTTGCGATATGGTATGAGGTATGGCGAAATATTAATGGATTCCCGCCCGATTATTATTACAATAATAAAATTAAAACTGAGAAAAAATATGATACCAAGAATTAG
- a CDS encoding TolC family protein: protein MIPRISFIFILLLLGKFSNSQDTLNVLNSEQVLEIVRRFHPVVKQSDILISKSRADLLIARNPFDPIASHQALQKTFDGLNYYNFRSTEIKIPLWYGVEINAGIENLQGGRFDPSETNGLTNYMGVKIPLLKNLLMDKRRASLQQAKLYNGMAKVEQQAIVNNLLMDAIDAYWQWVKMYQMYIIISENVANNQKRFDLVKKAFRNGERAAIDTLEALTQLEGFMYQQNNTKVAFQNAALQLSAYLWTKDNEIYILPESVIPQKDWDNEPSMLNYNIILTDLLTLAEKSHPDLRMYDYKLGTLAIEKKLNFQELLPTLDVKYNQLGKGYQYNTNVLFPLLDNNFQYGLKIEMPLRLSLGRGAYQKTKLKIKETTLSQIQKWTAIKLKIQSFYNEYENLKKQIILQNNIYNNTLQLVRVEESRFFNGESSLFLINSRENKVLEVYEKLIETKTKYFKTMYALQWSSGLLK from the coding sequence ATGATACCAAGAATTAGTTTCATTTTTATTTTGCTTTTACTGGGCAAATTCTCTAATAGCCAAGATACTTTAAATGTATTAAATTCCGAACAAGTATTGGAAATAGTACGCAGATTTCACCCAGTAGTAAAACAAAGTGATATATTAATTTCAAAAAGCCGTGCTGATTTACTAATAGCAAGAAATCCATTCGATCCTATTGCAAGTCACCAGGCACTGCAAAAAACTTTCGATGGGCTGAATTATTATAACTTTAGAAGTACTGAAATAAAAATTCCACTTTGGTACGGTGTGGAAATCAATGCAGGTATCGAAAATTTGCAAGGTGGAAGGTTCGATCCTTCCGAAACCAATGGATTGACCAATTATATGGGAGTAAAAATACCGCTATTGAAGAATCTTCTAATGGACAAACGTAGAGCATCCTTGCAACAAGCCAAATTGTATAATGGTATGGCCAAAGTTGAGCAACAAGCTATCGTAAATAATTTATTGATGGATGCCATTGATGCATACTGGCAATGGGTGAAAATGTATCAAATGTATATTATAATAAGTGAAAATGTAGCGAATAACCAGAAGAGATTTGACCTAGTTAAAAAAGCTTTTAGAAATGGTGAAAGAGCAGCAATTGATACCCTTGAAGCTTTAACACAATTAGAGGGATTTATGTATCAGCAAAATAATACCAAAGTGGCTTTTCAAAATGCAGCATTGCAGCTTTCTGCATACCTCTGGACGAAAGATAATGAAATTTATATTTTACCTGAAAGTGTAATTCCTCAAAAGGATTGGGATAATGAACCTTCAATGCTCAATTATAATATTATTTTAACAGACCTGCTGACCCTTGCGGAAAAATCGCACCCCGATCTAAGAATGTATGATTATAAATTGGGAACTTTGGCTATAGAAAAAAAACTTAATTTTCAAGAATTACTACCCACCTTAGATGTAAAATATAATCAACTAGGTAAAGGCTATCAATATAATACAAATGTGCTGTTTCCACTATTAGATAATAACTTTCAGTACGGCTTAAAAATTGAAATGCCATTGCGGTTGTCCCTTGGTAGAGGAGCCTATCAGAAAACAAAGTTAAAAATAAAAGAAACTACTTTATCTCAAATTCAGAAATGGACCGCAATAAAATTAAAAATTCAAAGTTTTTATAATGAGTATGAAAATTTGAAGAAGCAAATTATTTTGCAAAACAATATATATAATAATACTTTGCAGTTAGTTCGGGTAGAGGAATCGAGATTTTTTAACGGAGAAAGTTCTTTATTTCTTATTAATAGTAGGGAGAATAAGGTTCTAGAAGTTTATGAGAAATTGATTGAGACAAAGACTAAATATTTTAAAACTATGTACGCCTTGCAATGGAGTAGCGGACTATTGAAGTAA